GAATAAGATTGAATGATACCAAATGCAATGTAAGTATATGAATGTTTCGATATGACGTTTAAATCTGTTATCAACTAACCCAACGAGATTCATCTTCCGATTCGATTGTGATTCGCGTCAGGACTTAGAGTGTGACTTGTATCTTCATTGGATGTGCATCATAAACATTAATCAAAAATTGATTTGCTGATTAACTTGAATTATTTTTCCCGTTATTTCACAGGCATGGGCATTTAGAAGGATAAAACTGCTAAATTGATTCTTAGTGTAAATGCAGAAATAAAAGGATTTTCTTGTTACCATTTAGCGAAGGTTATTCTGTCCAAATGGATGGCACTGGAAATCTATGTTTAGAAACTGCAATAAGCGGTGAAAAGAGAGGATATTACATTAGCATCAGATACTGTGTAATTACCTTTAAAGCAAGGATATGCATTTATATTGCAAGAATCATAATATCACATTATAATAATTTCGCAGTCCGTTTTATTCGTATATTTTATTGGACGCATGGTGTATACATACGGAAGGAATTATCCCTTTATGAGAGTCAGAATGTACATACACgtataagttgtgtgtgtatgctgtattcTGTTCATTCAAGACCAAGCCCACTGCATCGATCGACCAGACCAGTAACGATTGCAGCGTCATACTCGCCTGCGCCTTGACtgcccgcctcccccctcctgcgTGCTGCACCTTTCACCCCCTTAATTCCCGCAGGCGTCTTCAAGAACGACGGGCCCTATGCGGCCTACGTCAGCACGTCCGGCATCAGGGAGCTGTACAGCACGCGGGTGGGCTCGCCGCTCGAGATGGGCGCCAACGTGTCCCTGACGCGCGCCATCGAGATCTTCGAGCACATGGCGGCCAGCGACCCCGACTTCCGCCACCTCAGGGCCCTCGCCGACCACTGGAAGGTCGTCGCCAACGTCGCCGTCAGGAACGTAAGGCGACTTGGGCGGCTCTGCTTGGCGCCGTCACGGNNNNNNNNNNNNNNNNNNNNNNNNNNNNNNNNNNNNNNNNNNNNNNNNNNNNNNNNNNNNNNNNNNNNNNNNNNNNNNNNNNNNNNNNNNNNNNNNNNNNNNNNNNNNNNNNNNNNNNNNNNNNNNNNNNNNNNNNNNNNNNNNNNNNNNNNNNNNNNNNNNNNNNNNNNNNNNNNNNNNNNNNNNNNNNNNNNNNNNNNNNNNNNNNNNNNNNNNNNNNNNNNNNNNNNNNNNNNNNNNNNNNNNNNNNNNNNNNNNNNNNNNNNNNNNNNNNNNNNNNNNNNNNNNNNNNNNNNNNNNNNNNNNNNNNNNNNNNNNNNNNNNNNNNNNNNNNNNNNNNNNNNNNNNNNNNNNNNNNNNNNNNNNNNNNNNNNNNNNNNNNNNNNNNNNNNNNNNNNNNNNNNNNNNNNNNNNNNNNNNNNNNNNNNNNNNNNNNNNNNNNNNNNNNNNNNNNNNNNNNNNNNNNNNNNNNNNNNNNNNNNNNNNNNNNNNNNNNNNNNNNNNNNNNNNNNNNNNNNNNNNNNNNNNNNNNNNNNNNNNNNNNNNNNNNNNNNNNNNNNNNNNNNNNNNNNNNNNNNNNNNNNNNNNNNNNNNNNNNNNNNNNNNNNNNNNNNNNNNNNNNNNNNNNNNNNNNNNNNNNNNNNNNNNNNNNNNNNNNNNNNNNNNNNNNNNNNNNNNNNNNNNNNNNNNNNNNNNNNNNNNNNNNNNNNNNNNNNNNNNNNNNNNNNNNNNNNNNNNNNNNNNNNNNNNNNACTAAGTCAGTCAGTCAAGTCCTTGCTCGTTCCCATGCCACAGGCGGGCTGTTGGGCCGGAAACCTGATGCTGAAGCACGCCCACATCAGCTTCCAGTCCGACATTTTCCTGACCCTGCTGATGGCTGGCGCCGAACTGACCCTTGGCCACGCTCACGACGGCTCCACCTCGCACATGGACCTCGAGCAGTTCCTCCAGACGGACATGTCCCGGAGCATCATCCTCTCCGTCAGCCTCCCGCCCGCCAGCGCCAACACCAAGGTACGAAGGACGTCGCGCGTGGGCGGAGAGCGAGATCCGCCGCAGCCAAGCGGTCGCTCTTGCGGGCTTCTTGATATTCATGTTGAATTTATAGTCGAGCAATCATTACATTGAATAGGGTATACTGTATTTGTGGTATTAGCCTTCGAATGCTCTTTGCATTCCATAAACGATTATTAGCCTTCAAATGATTTTGCACTAATCAAGCTATATTGAAGATGCATTATTAGCCTCTAAAGTCCTCTCCACGCGCCTCCCTCAGGTTCGCACGTTCAAGATCACTCCGCGAGCAGTCAACGCCCACGCCTACGTGAACGCCTGCTTCAAGATGGAGGTGGACCCCGACGACGGGTTCAAGGTCCTGAAGAAACCCACAATTCTGTACGGCGGAATCAACCCTCAGTTCGTAAGTTTATGGActctttttacatacataaatgactTACCAACTCCAAAGGCAATATTATCATATGCCGCGTATCTTTTGATTCATTTTTAAGAGTTCATGTTTCATTCCATGATTTCGGATGAAACCTCTTAGATAGTTATTCTGTCTCATAAAGAAGAGTAAACATCACTCCtctgggataaaaaagaaaaaaaaaaagcNNNNNNNNNNNNNNNNNNNNNNNNNAAATGCAAACATCACACAAAGCAATTGCAGAATCTGCAAATTTGGCAAATTTCTTCAACTCTCCCCTGAGACCTACCGCTCCCATGCCCAAGCAAGACGTCGTTCAAAAGTAACACACTTCCCTGAACGCGCAGATCCACGCCTCTCAGACGGAGGAGTTCCTGACGGGGCGCCGCCTCACTGACTCGGAGACGGTGCTGGAAGCTGCCAAGCTCATTGAGCAGGAGGTCAAGCCCGACAGCCACCCGCAGGACGCGTCGCCTGCCTACAGGACCTCGCTGGCCCAGAGCCTGCTCTTCAAGGTGAGGTTCTTAGGCGGGTCTTGGATGCCTTAGTTTTTTATCCAGGCAgggccattttttcttttgatactgTTTGGACAATcttaaaggatgatgataatactgattggTCCTAGAAAATGCATAGTGTTTTAGAagtctttttttctgaattaaacaaaaatataactaaGGAAACGGCAACACGAAATAGACaccaaatatgaaataaaaagagtcAACAAAGTCAGACcaatattttatgatatgtttGCAATGATGTACATTTATAGTATTTCACTTTAACCTTGTGGTTTTGAAATTCGTTAAATATGGTGTTAAAGTATTTTTCGCTTAATAGTTACGATGCGAACAAAAGGGGCTTCTATTTCTCCGACATAATAACTCAGAATATGCGAATCAAACACGGTCCTCCCGGCCGATGGTCATTCTCCAAGATGGGATAGGGAGCTGCCGTCTCTGTTGCCATGGAGACGAGCACGAAATAGGGCGACATGTCCCGTAGATTTAAGGACATGCTCCCTGAGAGTCTACGCCATTCCTTGAAGGGGTATTTCTCTGAATCCTGGAACACGCCTTCGGTACAATGTCTTGCTCCTTTCCAGACGATCGTAGGATTCCTTGGCGACCGCGCCCCGGCGAGCATTCGCAGTGCAGGACCCAACATCGAGCGTCCGCTTTCCTCCGGCAAACAGACCTTCGACATGAACAAAGAGTCCTGGCCCATCGGCGAGCCTGTGCCCAAGCTGGAGTCCGCGGCGCAGATTTCAGGTGAGGAACATACCTGAGTGAACATGTCTGAGTAAGCTTGTCCGGGTACCATGCCTGGGAAATACTGTTTTGAGTAAACCTGTCTGAGTCAACGGGTTGTCTGTATTTATGTCAGTCCTCGGAGATTTAACACAGGGGGTCGCATTGGCCTGattttccttcgcttttttcCTTTAGTCTTTTAACAGATGGCTCGTTGATGAAACTCATTTATGCAAAGCAGTCCTTGTAAAAGGGAAGAAACGGAATGATTTAGTAGGTTTACTCTACTCCGTTGATAGATTAATGAAAGCAAATTGAATCTTATTTCTTTTGTGAGGAGTGCAGATGACTCAAGTATACAAGATCAGTAATCTAACCTGACCATACTTCCCTATAAAACCCGGACCAGCAATGCATTATGCTGCTGCCCAGCAACTGGATGGCACTTTTTTTTACCGCAGATCCATAGTAAAACACAAGCATCAAGACGGAGAACTATATTTCTCGCATGctttgtaacccccccccccccctctcccttgttGCAGGCGAGGCCGTGTACCTGGACGACGTTCCCGCTCTGCCCAACGAGCTGCACGGCGCCTTTGTTCAGTCAACAGAGGCCAATGCGCGCATAAGTTCCATTGACACGACTGAAGCTATGGTAAATTATGGCCGGACGTTGCGCTTGGGTTAAAGTTCATCCGCTCTGGACTGACCGTGTAAATTCGTGTAAAATATGGTTTCGATTATAATGGTATGAATTATCTTATAGTGTGAATAGTTTCATTGCATTTAAAGCATTTCTTTGTATCCGTTTCCTCACAGAAACTGCCTGGAGTGGTGTCCTTCGTGAAGAAGGAGGACATTCCAGGCAAAAACAGCTTTGTTGGTACTATGGGACGTTTTCCAGACCCGGTAAGTACGCTCTTTGTCCATTCAAGCAGCAGCTAGCCATAACAACCGCGGGGGCGTTATGAAACGAATAAACGCGTCTTGTGGAATCACCGGACGTCATGATGCGATAAAAGCGGTCTCATTGTTTCACACCAATTAAAGTCGATTTTGAGAAAATCAAATGAATCGCTGATTTGTGCTGATAGATGAGTCTGACCAACCCCTCTGCATGACGCCAaccccacttaacctctcccccGACAGGTGTTCGCAGAAGAGCGCACCAAGTACGCTGGCCAGCCCCTGGGCCTGGTGGTGGCCCGAGACCGCGACACGGCCGTGCGCGCTGCCAAGATGGTGACGGTGCAGTACGAGGACGTCCAGAAACCTATTCTCACGATCAAGGAGGCCATCAAGCAGAACAGGGTCAACGTTGCCACCGATATGAttacgggggaggaggggattttGACCCTTGGCGACGCTGACGGTAGGTTGGGATGGGAAGAGTTTTGAAGCAGGATATGTCTTTTCATGATATCTGCCATCTCTCCagaatttctcctcttccttacccttcTTTTGATCCGCGATCTCTCCATCTTCATTTATGCTCTAACGCTACTAAGTGTCCTTCTGACCTGTGCACCCCAGGGGCCCTGGCGGGGGCGACGCACACGCTGAGGGGTGAGCAGAGTCTGGGCACACAGTACCACCTCAACATGGAGGCTCACGCCGCCCGGGTCATCCCGACGGAGGACGGCTGCGACGTCTTCAGCACGTCGCAGTGGCCCAGCGAAACCCAGGCCACCACCGCGCATGTGCTGGCCATTCCGGCCAACAAGTACGTGTCCAAAAGGCCATTTCTTTGAACGGGGTTTGATTGGGCCATTCACTGCGGTTTCTGTGACGCATTGTCAAGTTAATAACGGAGAATTACCAGGCTGAAGTGTGCATTCATTCGTTTCAGCATCAACGTGTCGGTGAAACGCATCGGCGGCGGCTACGGCTCCAAGATCAGCCGCCAGCACGTGGTTTCTACGGCGGCTGCGGTGGCCGCGTGGAAACTGCGGCAGCCGGTGCGCGTGGTGGTCGACCTCAACTCCAACATGACCTACTCTGGGTGGAGAGAACCCTATTTTGCCCAGTATGAAGTGCGTTGatgtatctgtatttttataaGCATTGTGTTTTTTATAGTTTGAACGATAACGGATATTCACATTCGAAAAATAGTTGTGTATTGACTTACTGCCGTTTTACTACTCAATTTGTAGTATACATAGTCACGGGATGAAGTGACAAGACGAGGAATACTTGAAGGATCCGAAACGTCCATCTTTGTACTTGTGGCTGCGTTTCAATGCTCACAACTTGTTGTGCGCGTCTTGTGTACCTGCAGCAAAATCCAGTGCCAGCTTATTAAGGTGTCTGTTGCCTGCGTCCAGGTCGGGTTCGACGACTCCGGCAAAATTACGGCGCTGAAGATGGAGCTGACGACGGACGCGGGCCACGCGGCCAACGAGCCCTCCGTGATGTTCCTGGGGGGTGCCGTCCAGAGCGCCTACTACATCCCTAACCTGACGTTCACGCCCAAGATCGTCACCACGGACACTGCCGCCAACACCTGGTGCAGGACGCCGGGTAAGGCCGCGGCCGCCGCGCCCCGGGAGACCCAGAGGGGCTGGAGCCTCCGGCCGCGGCGAAAGCACGACGGGGATCTGTGTAGTTTACCTTCCTCATAATGNNNNNNNNNNNNNNNNNNNNNNNNNNNNNNNNNNNNNNNNNNNNNNNNNNNNNNNNNNNNNNNNNNNNNNNNNNNNNNNNNNNNNNNNNNNNNNNNNNNNNNNNNNNNNNNNNNNNNNNNNNNNNNNNNNNNNNNNNNNNNNNNNNNNNNNNNNNNNNNNttaaaaattttttttggcggaAAANNNNNNNNNNNNNNNNNNNNNGGCAGCAAGCaaccatttccccccctttacccacctTGCCCCTTTTGCCTCCTGGTTGTCCTTTGAAAAGTATCCCCCGTCATCAAACTTCAAAAGCCACCTTTGCCCATAGCACGAAAAaccaagcccctccccccccttaaaaccagCACAAATACTCGGCCTTACCCCAAAAAATCGGGGCTAAAAAACCAGACCGGTCCCCTAAAGGCTGCTTCAGGGCGGATTCTTGCGGCAGGAGTCGGGTTCCGTTGGCCCCGACGCGCggcggggggccccaaaaacggCAGCAAGGTCTATGAAATGTTAGGTTGGGGAAGCAAaagtgtaagtgtgtgggggtttggaaAGGGGCTGTTTTTAGTATNNNNNNNNNNNNNNNNNNNNNNNNNNNNNNNNNNNNNNNNNNNNNNNNNNNNNNNNNNNNNNNNNNNNNNNNNNNNNNNNNNNNNNNNNNNNNNNNNNNNNNNNNNNNNNNNNNNNNNCACCCCTACATGCCCACACTAAGCGATCAGAAGACATTACAGTTGAAAAGAATATGCTTACAAAGTATAAATGAGcaagcattttttaaatatataaaaaatggggtTTGCTAATGTGCAGGNNNNNNNNNNNNNNNNNNNNNNNNNNNNNNNNNNNNNNNNNNNNNNNNNNNNNNNNNNNNNNNNNNNNNNNNNNNNNNNNNTATACATGTAAAATTTGATAGATAGGGTTCCTAagcatcaaaattttaaaaacaaaaaacataaaataaaaattgtttactTAAAAACCCTTTCATTTAGAAATCTTTTTCAACAGCTTCCATAACCTGATACAAATGGTCCTATTAATCTTTTTGTAACAAGCTTAAATTTACGCCGGCCTGTATAAAACTTggatttaaaactttaaattttgggaaatttcgcaaaaaccaaaaacatatttTCCAACATCACACAGGAAACCCctatggaaaaaaaccccagaTCATTATGCTACTTCCAATTTGCCTTTTATGCAGAGAAACTCTCcaagggcggcggcgggcggaGCGAGGGGAAAAAGCTGATGCAAAGATGATGTGACCATGTGACTGGAAAAACCCCTTTCGGGCAAGAGTTAGCCCAAGCTCGGGTCAGTCGTCGCGGGGTTCCCGTGGAAGAGTCGTAAAACCCTCCGCCGCGGACTCCTTGAAAAATCCCGGCGAATGTGTCTGCCCCCCGGGAAGGAGCCCCCCGGGTTTGCATTAGTATTCTGCCCactcaaaaaaaatctttagaaaaagaagtaaattttGCAACCACAAATTATGTAACCCTGCNNNNNNNNNNNNNNNNNNNNNNNNNNNNNNNNNNNNNNNNNNNNNNNNNNNNNNNNNNNNNNNNNNNNNNNNNNNNNNNNNNNNNNNNNNNNNNNNNNNNNNNcacacacacaattttaaaaatacaattcatgCAAAATCTACATCTACAAATGCTCCAAATTTGTATCTACAAAGTCTGCAGATTCTGTAGCTACAAATTTCCGCGTCTGTAAACCCCACACTACAAACTGGTCCGTCTACATATTCTAATAATTTCTGTCCACAAACTTTTAcaccctctcttttcttcgtcaacatttttattaatatgactaTGTGCAAAAATTTTGGGACATTAGTTTCATTTGTGGTGTTATTTAGCTTCAAATCGTCGTTATACAGGTTGTTATTGCTTGCTTAAGAGTTTCACGTAAATTATTCTCCAATTAACGAGGCGTAGAtctatttgaaaaaaattggTGACAAGTGACTGATTGCGACATACTCGAATAGTATCTCAGTTAATCATCATCGCCAAACCTGTCAATTCCccacataattatcatcattttcgccCTTTCATCAGTCATCCCCAAAACATCTTCCCCTCAAATgggcttttattttatttgccaGATAAATTTACTTTGGGGCCGAAGAGATATTAGCTCTGATTTGCAATGTATTTATTCTAAATCGCGAAGAAAAAGCAACGTAAAAGCGAAACAGCGTGTTATTGGAATGACGAATAAGGCTTCGGTTGCCAAGGAAGGCCAGTTTCGTGAGCAGCCGGAAGGCACATGGGATCAGCATGACAAAAACAATAGTGGTGATTCCCACAGACACCCGCCCCCTTGTGTGGCATCTAGCTCTCTAAAATCTCTCTAACNNNNNNNNNNNNNNNNNNNNNNNNNNNNNNNNNNNNNNNNNNNNNNNNNNNNNNNNNNNNNNNNCTCTTTTCTTTTNNNNNNNNNNNNNNNNNNNNNNNNNNNNNNNNNNNNNNNNNNNNNNNNNNNNNNNNNNNNNNNNNNNNNNNNNNNNNNNNNNNNACTCACTTTAGTCAACAAATCGCTTTTACAGACAGAAATAAATTTGTATTGTATGTAGTGAATCATATCTAAAGGTTAAACCATTTCGTTATCGGGGTTTATCTGAAACGAGTACCTATCGTTCTCGCATACATTGTACCTTCGTTAAAACTCTGCGAAGTGTAGTCTTTAACGCTGgaatgaatatgaaataataactgAAACGCCGGAGGAAAGCGTCGCGAGCACGCAGCCTCGAAATCTATTTGGCAATCTTTCCTGGTAGTTTCAGCTTCTGTGAGCGTCGTGGTGACCTTGGCTGTTGGGAGCGAAGTAATTTTAGATAATCACGGTATTGTTGTTAGATCAGCTACGTGCGTCTTATGTTGTCGGTTGTCGAGGGCTGGTGTGCTGGATGGCGTCCCTACTCTAAATTAACCGATCTTTTTGGAACTCGTATTTCAGTCTATAAAACGTGCTGGGGAAAAATATGCAGATGCTACAACCACAGGCGAATGATTGCTGTGAAGAGAGTATTTGACACAGGATTTGGCGAGGCAAGAGTTTGGTATAGGAGAGGAACCCCTCGGGGGAGGAGAAGGCCGGGGGCTCTCGGGGCAGCGAGCGACCCGGAAACAAGGCCTCGAAGAGGCAAGTCGTCCTGACGGTGGCATTATCCCCGGGGGTCGAGTGCGTTTTCTGTAAAGGCCTAAAGGTATATCCAATTTTGACGTGAGATTTGTGGGGTAAGCTTCGTTGGtcttgtatataactatatataattcacccattttcatatatttaaggCTGTTTCATCTAATACCCACACTTGAATTATTACTCTGGGGGGCGGGTTGCCTCCGGGCGCTCCAGCCTCCGGCGCCCCAAAACCCCATGACGTAAGGGGACAGGCCTCCTCGCAGGCCCGGCGGCGGCAGTCTCCAGGGGAGCTGTTGATCCGCTTCCTGCAAGGTGGTGCCCGAATTTTGGGGAAATGGCGGCCAGGGGGTTTAATTGCGTCAGATGTGTGATGTCNNNNNNNNNNNNNNNNNNNNNNNNNNNNNNNNNNNNNNNNNNNNNNNNNNNNNNNNNNCAGTGGATGGCTACACTTTCTCTTAAGGATGCTCTAATGCTCTGGGTGGCTGCCTCTCGCGACGCAGGAAGGATCAAGTGTTGTGGAGCAAGTCCCTTCACTTCTCGTCGAATTGCCTGCAATTTCTTATGGGAAAAACGGCTTCGGGTGAATCTCTCCTTGCCACGTTCTCATAGTATCTTGTAGGCAATCTCCTAGTGACTTTTAGTTCCTGGTATTTGTATTTCATCTTGTGGTATTAGTCCTACATTCAAGATGACGTGATCCGCTGCGGCCGTGGGCACGAGCTCGCCAAGCTGTTGGAAATCCGTTGTCTGGTCCCAGTGTTATGTGGCCTTCGGGTTTCGTTCCATTTACTCCAGCAATGGTTCACTCATCTATGTCGTCCTGTATCCGCGTGTCCTTCAAGAGGACAAAGACTGTCTACGGAAGGAAACCCAAGTTGCTGCCTTGTGGGACTCCTTCTGTTGTAACANNNNNNNNNNNNNNNNNNNNNNNNNNNNNNNNNNNNNNNNNNNNNNNNNNNNNNNNNNNNNNNNNNNNNNNNNNNNNNNNNNNNNNNNNNNNNNNNNNNNNNNNNNNNNNNNNNNNNNNNNNNNNNNNNNNNNNNNNNNNNNNNNNNNNNNNNNNNNNNNNNNNNNNNNNNNNNNNNNNNNNNNNNNNNNNNNNNNNNNNNNNNNNNNNNNNNNNNNNNNNNNNNNNNNNNNNNNNNNNNNNNNNNNNNNNNNNNNNNNNNNNNNNNNNNNNNNNNNNNNNNNNNNNNNNNNNNNNNNNNNNNNNNNNNNNNNNNNNNNNNNNNNNNNNNNNNNNNNNNNNNNNNNNNNNNNNNNNNNNNNNNNNNNNNNNNNNNNNNNNNNNNNNNNNNNNNNNNNNNNNNNNNNNNNNNNNNNNNNNNNNNNNNNNNNNNNNNNNNNNNNNNNNNNNNNNNNNNNNNNNNNNNNNNNNNNNNNNNNNNNNNNNNNNNNNNNNNNNNNNNNNNNNNNNNNNNNNNNNNNNNNNNNNNNNNNNNNNNNNNNNNNNNNNNNNNNNNNNNNNNNNNNNNNNNNNNNNNNNNNNNNNNNNNNNNNNNNNNNNNNNNNNNNNNNNNNNNNNNNNNNNNNNNNNNNNNNNNNNNNNNNNNNNNNNNNNNNNNNNNNNNNNNNNNNNNNNNNNNNNNNNNNNNNNNNNNNNNNNNNNNNNNNNNNNNNNNNNNNNNNNNNNNNNNNNNNNNNNNNNNNNNNNNNNNNNNNNNNNNNNNNNNNNNNNNNNNNNNNNNNNNNNNNNNNNNNNNNNNNNNNNNNNNNNNNNNNNNNNNNNNNNNNNNNNNNNNNNNNNNNNNNNNNNNNNNNNNNNNNNNNNNNNNNNNNNNNNNNNNNNNNNNNNNNNNNNNNNNNNNNNNNNNNNNNNNNNNNNNNNNNNNNNNNNCANNNNNNNNNNNNNNNNNNNNNNNNNNNNNNNNNNNNNNNNNNNNNNNNCAATACTTACGTCATCGTATGCCCTGCCCTGTTGCAGGTTTGTTTTATCAGTGGAGAAGTGCCAAGAGCAGAATGGCACCCCAGGAACATGGCTCCTCCGGCTCCCTACCCAACGTCGGTCCGGGGGTTTCTTTTACCGTTAATGACGTCGGTTACACGGGTAAGTATTAGTAAACTCGTGCATAATTATTGAATTAATTCATTCTTGAGAATAAACGCATCTCATGATTCACTGTTGATACCCAAGGTTGTTTATTGTTTGGaagtaaatattgttttattatatatctttttatatcttcaatttatatttcatattttattactatatatacattttgatgcGTGGCTTTTCACAAACCTACTAACATTCAGTTCTTCCACAGTCCAGAGATATTCATTGACTCTACAACATAAAAACTCAGTGCTCACAAATCGCCAATGATATTCAGTCCTACAATAACACTAAACCAAATACACCCCTAGAAACCAATCGCCAACGATAGCCAATGCTACACTATGCAAACTCAGTGCCCACAAACTGACACACTGACCCCGTGCCCAAACCTCCCTCCCGCAGTGGGCGCCGGCATCCCCCCGTGGACTCGCCTGGTGGACTTCCTCCGCGAGCGGGTGAAGCTCCCCGGGACGAAGGCCCTGTGCAGGGAAGGGGGCTGCGGCGTGTGCACCGTGGTGGTCACGGTCCCCGACCCGGAGACGGCGGGGAGAACCAAGACCTACAGCGTCCAGGCGGTGAGCGGCGTGGAGAGGGCCTCGGGAGTCGTGCTTGCgagattcttttcttttgtttggacATATTCTGCTTTGtaatgttgttgatgatggaTTAGCNNNNNNNNNNNNNNNNNNNNNNNNNNNNNNNNNNNNNNNNNNNNNNNNNNNNNNNNNNNNNNNNNNNNNNNNNNNNNNNNNNNNNNNNNNNNNNNNNNNNNNNNNNNNNNNNNNNNNNNNNNNNNNNNNNNNNNNNNNNNNNNNNNNNNNNNNNNNNNNNNNNNNNNNNNNNNNNNNNNNNNNNNNNNNNNNNNNNNNNNNNNNNNNNNNNNNNNNNNNNNNNNNNNNNNNNNNNNNNNNNNNNNNNNNNNNNNNNNNNNN
This window of the Penaeus monodon isolate SGIC_2016 chromosome 31, NSTDA_Pmon_1, whole genome shotgun sequence genome carries:
- the LOC119592911 gene encoding indole-3-acetaldehyde oxidase-like, with the translated sequence MPCPVAGLFYQWRSAKSRMAPQEHGSSGSLPNVGPGVSFTVNDVGYTVGAGIPPWTRLVDFLRERVKLPGTKALCREGGCGVCTVVVTVPDPETAGRTKTYSVQACQALVHSCAGWNIETIEHLGNRFTGYHPLQTALHGFYGTQCGFCSPGMIMTMYG